From Coturnix japonica isolate 7356 chromosome 1, Coturnix japonica 2.1, whole genome shotgun sequence, the proteins below share one genomic window:
- the CHD4 gene encoding chromodomain-helicase-DNA-binding protein 4 isoform X2 — MASGIGSPSPCSGGSDDDEMEILLNNAIPQHQEHEEEPEEDLLSEAETLKIKKKKKPKKLKEPKVPKLSKRQKKELGDSSGEGNEFVEEEEEVLRSDSEGSDYTPGKKKKKKLGPKKEKKSKAKRKEEEEEEEEDDDSKEPKSSAQLLEDWGMEDIDHIFTEEDYRTLTNYKAFSQFVRPLIAAKNPKIAVSKMMMVLGAKWREFSTNNPFKGSSGASVAAAAAAAVAVVESMVTNVDAVLPQPPVDVPLRKAKTKEGKGPNARRKPKGSPRIPDIKKPKTKKVAPLKIKLGGFGSKRKRSSSEDDDLDVESDFDDASINSYSVSDGSTSRSSRSRKKLKAGKKKKKGEEDSTVAVDGYETDHQDYCEVCQQGGEIILCDTCPRAYHMVCLDPDMEKAPEGKWSCPHCEKEGIQWEAKEDNSEGEEILEDVVGDAEEEDDHHMEFCRVCKDGGELLCCDACPSSYHIHCLNPPLPEIPNGEWLCPRCTCPALKGKVQKILIWKWGQPPVGPAPPRPPDADPNAPPPKPLEGRPERQFFVKWQGMSYWHCSWVSELQLELHCQVMFRNYQRKNDMDEPPSGDFGGEEEKSRKRKNKDPKYAEMEERFYRYGIKPEWMMIHRILNHSVDKKGNVHYLIKWRDLPYDQASWESEDVDIQDYDLFKQAYWNHRELMRGEEGRPGKKLKKVKMRKLERPPETPTVDPTVKYDRQPEYLDVTGGTLHPYQLEGLNWLRFSWAQGTDTILADEMGLGKTVQTIVFLYSLYKEGHSKGPFLVSAPLSTIINWEREFEMWAPDMYVVTYVGDKDSRAIIRENEFTFEDNAIRGGKKASRMKKEAAVKFHVLLTSYELITIDMAILGSIDWACLIVDEAHRLKNNQSKFFRVLNGYSLQHKLLLTGTPLQNNLEELFHLLNFLTPERFHNLEGFLEEFADIAKEDQIKKLHDMLGPHMLRRLKADVFKNMPSKTELIVRVELSPMQKKYYKYILTRNFEALNARGGGNQVSLLNVVMDLKKCCNHPYLFPVAAMEAPKMPNGMYDGSALIRASGKLLLLQKMLKNLKEGGHRVLIFSQMTKMLDLLEDFLEHEGYKYERIDGGITGNMRQEAIDRFNAPGAQQFCFLLSTRAGGLGINLATADTVIIYDSDWNPHNDIQAFSRAHRIGQNKKVMIYRFVTRASVEERITQVAKKKMMLTHLVVRPGLGSKTGSMSKQELDDILKFGTEELFKDEATEGGDNKEGEDSSVIHYDDKAIERLLDRNQDETEDTELQGMNEYLSSFKVAQYVVREEEMGEEEEVEREIIKQEESVDPDYWEKLLRHHYEQQQEDLARNLGKGKRIRKQVNYNDGSQEDRGSRAVFLSDWQDDQSDNQSDYSVASEEGDEDFDERSEAARRPSRKGLRNDKDKPLPPLLARVGGNIEVLGFNARQRKAFLNAIMRYGMPPQDAFTTQWLVRDLRGKSEKEFKAYVSLFMRHLCEPGADGAETFADGVPREGLSRQHVLTRIGVMSLIRKKVQEFEHVNGRWSMPELAEIEENKKLSQPSSPSPKTPTPSTPGDTQPNTPAPVPPPEEGIKAEEGASNKEQGESAEPEKELSASANDTEVPMECAQPTEAAPQEAKSPVNSTETDEKKEEPEVKERTDEPMEVENKADVEKAEDRAPTENTSDPPVITLDEKDEKKDDDKRDVVMLQNGEMLKESVDERHKKAVKQRFMFNIADGGFTELHSLWQNEERAATVTKKTYEIWHRRHDYWLLAGIINHGYARWQDIQNDPRYAILNEPFKGEMNRGNFLEIKNKFLARRFKLLEQALVIEEQLRRAAYLNMSEDPSHPSMALNTRFAEVECLAESHQHLSKESMAGNKPANAVLHKVLKQLEELLSDMKADVTRLPATIARIPPVAVRLQMSERNILSRLANRSSGAAAVSLQPGAVNLLAKPK; from the exons ATGGCATCGGGCATCGGATCTCCGTCGCCATGCTCGGGGGGCAGTGATGACGATGAGATGGAGATCCTGTTGAACAACGCTATCCCCCAGCATCAAG AGCATGAAGAAGAGCCAGAAGAAGATCTTCTGTCAGAGGCTGAGACACtcaaaatcaaaaagaaaaagaagcccaAGAAGCTAAAGGAACCCAAAGTACCCAAACTCAGCAAGCGTCAGAAGAAGGAG cttgGGGACAGTTCTGGTGAGGGCAATGAGTTtgtggaggaagaagaggaggttTTGCGCTCTGACAGCGAGGGCAGCGACTACACtcctgggaagaagaaaaagaagaaattagggccaaagaaggaaaagaaaagcaaagcaaaacgcaaggaggaagaagaggaggaggaggaagatgatgacTCCAAG GAGCCAAAGTCATCTGCTCAGCTCCTGGAGGACTGGGGCATGGAGGATATTGATCATATCTTCACAGAGGAGGATTACCGTACTCTCACCAACTACAAAGCTTTCAGCCAGTTTGTCAG ACCACTTATTGCAGCCAAGAACCCTAAAATAGCTGTGTCGAAGATGATGATGGTACTGGGAGCCAAATGGAGGGAGTTTAGCACAAATAACCCCTTCAAGGGAAGTTCAGGTgcatctgtggctgctgctgctgctgcagccgtTGCGGTAGTGGAGAGTATGGTGACAAATGTGGATGCTGTGCTGCCGCAGCCCCCTGTGGATGTGCCACTCAGAAAGGCCAAGACAAAGGAAGGCAAAG GACCCAATGCCCGGAGGAAGCCAAAGGGCAGTCCTCGTATTCCTGATATCAAGAAacctaaaacaaagaaagtggCACCTTTGAAAATCAAACTGGGAGGATTTGGTTCCAAGCGTAAAAGGTCATCG AGTGAAGACGATGACCTGGATGTGGAGTCAGACTTTGATGATGCCAGCATCAACAGCTACTCTGTTTCAGATGGATCTACAAGTCGCAGCAGCCGCAGTCGTAAAAAacttaaagctggaaaaaagaaaaagaaag GTGAGGAGGACTCCACTGTGGCTGTGGATGGCTATGAGACTGATCACCAGGACTACTGTGAGGTGTGCCAGCAGGGAGGAGAAATCATACTGTGTGACACCTGTCCTCGTGCCTACCACATGGTTTGCCTGGACCCAGACATGGAGAAAGCCCCAGAGGGCAAATGGAGCTGCCCACACTGT GAAAAAGAGGGCATTCAGTGGGAAGCAAAGGAGGATAACTCTGAAGGTGAAGAGATCCTGGAAGATGTTGTGGGGGATGCTGAAGAGGAAGATGACCACCATATGGAGTTCTGTAGAGTCTGCAAGGATGgaggagagctgctgtgctgtgatgcGTGTCCTTCATCCTATCACATCCACTGTCTGAATCCCCCATTGCCAGAGATTCCCAATGGCGAGTGGCTGTGTCCTCGCTGCACT TGCCCAGCTCTGAAAGGAAAGGTTCAGAAGATCTTGATCTGGAAATGGGGTCAGCCCCCGGTTGGCCCTGCACCACCACGTCCACCTGATGCAGATCCTAATGCTCCTCCCCCTAAGCCTCTGGAGGGTCGACCTGAAAGGCAGTTCTTTGTCAAATGGCAGGGCATGTCCTACTGGCACTGCTCGTGGGTGTCAGAGTTGCAG ctggagctgcactgTCAGGTAATGTTTCGAAATTACCAACGCAAGAATGATATGGATGAGCCACCTTCAGGGGACTttggaggggaagaggagaaaagtcgtaagagaaaaaacaaggaCCCCAAATACGCTGAAATGGAGGAGCGCTTCTATCGATATGGGATCAAACCGGAGTGGATGATGATCCATAGAATCCTTAATCATAG tGTGGATAAGAAGGGGAACGTTCATTATTTGATTAAATGGAGAGACCTACCCTATGACCAGGCATCGTGGGAAAGTGAGGATGTGGATATCCAAGATTATGACCTTTTCAAGCAAGCCTACTGGAATCACAG GGAGCTGATGAGGGGTGAAGAAGGAAGGCCTGGTAAGAAGCTAAAGAAAGTGAAGATGCGGAAACTGGAAAGGCCTCCTGAAACTCCCACAGTAGAT CCAACAGTGAAGTATGACCGGCAGCCGGAGTACCTTGATGTAACAGGGGGAACCTTGCATCCTTACCAACTGGAAGGACTGAACTGGCTGCGATTCTCTTGGGCCCAGGGCACAGATACGATCCTGGCTGATGAGATGGGACTGGGGAAGACTGTGCAGACCATTGTGTTCTTGTATTCTTTATACAAGGAG GGCCACTCAAAGGGACCCTTCTTGGTGAGTGCCCCCCTCTCCACGATCATCAACTGGGAACGAGAGTTTGAGATGTGGGCGCCAGATATGTATGTAGTGACCTATGTTGGGGACAAAGACAGTCGAGCAATCATCCGTGAGAACGAGTTTACTTTTGAGGACAATGCCATACGTGGAGGCAAAAAAGCATCTAGAATGAAG aagGAGGCAGCTGTGAAGTTCCACGTCCTTCTCACTTCTTATGAGTTGATCACAATTGATATGGCCATACTGGGTTCTATTGACTGGGCATGTCTCATTGTGGATGAAGCTCATCGACTGAAGAACAATCAGTCTAAG TTTTTCCGTGTGCTGAATGGTTATTCCCTCCAGCATAAGCTGCTGCTTACTGGGACTCCGCTCCAGAACAACCTGGAAGAGCTCTTCCACCTGCTCAACTTCCTGACACCAGAGAGATTCCA TAACTTGGAGGGCTTCTTAGAAGAGTTTGCAGATATTGCCAAGGAAGATCAGATCAAGAAGCTACACGACATGCTGGGCCCACACATGCTGAGACGCCTCAAAGCCGATGTTTTCAAGAACATGCCATCTAAGACTGAGCTTATTGTCAGAGTGGAGTTGAGTCCTATGCAGAA gaaatactataaatatattttgacaCGGAACTTTGAGGCACTGAATGCACGTGGTGGTGGTAACCAAGTTTCATTACTCAACGTTGTTATGGATCTGAAGAAGTGCTGTAACCACCCCTACCTCTTTCCTGTGGCTGCTATG gaagCTCCAAAAATGCCAAATGGCATGTATGATGGTAGTGCTCTTATTCGAGCATCTGGGAAGTTGTTGCTGCTCCAGAAGATGTTAAAGAATCTCAAGGAAGGAGGTCACAGAGTGCTCATATTCTCTCAG ATGACTAAAATGTTAGACCTTCTGGAAGACTTTCTGGAGCATGAAGGGTACAAATATGAGCGGATTGATGGAGGAATTACAGGAAACATGCGTCAAGAGGCTATTGATCGCTTTAATG ctcctggtgctcagcagttctgctttctaCTTTCAACTCGAGCTGGGGGTCTTGGTATTAACTTAGCCACAGCAGATACTGTGATTATCTATGATTCAGACTGGAACCCGCACAACGATATCCAG gcCTTCAGCCGTGCTCACAGAATTGGACAGAACAAGAAAGTAATGATATACCGCTTTGTGACAAGAGCATCAGTGGAGGAGCGCATCACTCAAGTggccaagaagaaaatgatgttaaCTCATCTGGTAGTGAGACCAGGGTTGGGATCCAAGACAGGCTCAATGTCCAAACAAGAACTTGATGACATTCTCAAATTTGGCACTGAAGAGCTCTTCAAGGATGAGGCTACTGAGGGGG GGGATAACAAAGAAGGTGAGGATAGCAGTGTTATCCACTATGATGACAAAGCGATTGAGCGTCTGTTGGATCGGAACCAGGATGAGACAGAAGATACAGAACTTCAGGGCATGAACGAGTATCTCAGCTCCTTTAAAGTGGCCCAGTATGTGGTCCGTGAAGAGGAGATGGGG gaggaagaagaagtgGAACGTGAGATCATCAAACAAGAGGAGTCAGTGGATCCCGATTACTGGGAGAAACTGCTCCGCCACCATTATGAGCAGCAACAGGAGGATCTGGCTAGGAATCTGGGCAAGGGCAAACGTATTCGCAAGCAAGTTAACTACAATGATGGCTCGCAGGAGGATAGAG GCTCAcgtgctgtttttctttcagactggCAAGATGACCAGTCAGATAATCAGTCAGACTATTCAGTTGCTTCTGAAGAAGGAGATGAGGACTTTGATGAGAGATCTGAAG cagctcGTCGGCCTAGCCGCAAAGGCCTGAGAAATGATAAGGATAAGCCCCTGCCTCCTTTGCTTGCCCGAGTGGGAGGGAACATTGAG GTCTTGGGTTTCAATGCCCGCCAGAGAAAAGCCTTTCTCAATGCTATCATGCGCTATGGAATGCCACCTCAGGATGCATTCACCACTCAGTGGCTTGTTCGGGACCTCCGCGGCAAGTCAGAGAAAGAGTTCAA GGCCTATGTCTCACTGTTCATGCGCCATTTATGTGAACCTGGAGCTGATGGTGCAGAGACATTTGCAGATGGGGTCCCACGGGAAGGTCTTTCTCGCCAACATGTCCTTACTCGCATTGGGGTCATGTCACTTATACGCAAAAAG GTGCAGGAATTTGAGCATGTGAATGGCCGCTGGAGTATGCCAGAACTGGCAGAGATAGAGGAGAACAAGAAACTTTCTCAGCCAAGCTCGCCCTCTCCCAAAACACCAACTCCTTCAACACCAGGGGATACTCAGCCAAATACACCTGCCCCTGTTCCTCCTCCTG AAGAGGGAATAAAGGCAGAAGAAGGAGCCAGTAACAAGGAACAAGGAGAGTCTGCTGAGCCAGAGAAAGAACTCAGTGCCTCTGCTAATGACACAGAGGTCCCTATGGAG tgtgcccagccTACGGAGGCAGCACCACAGGAAGCAAAATCCCCAGTGAATTCCACAGAAacagatgagaagaaagaagaaccAGAGGTGAAGGAAAGAACAGATGAGCCAATGGAAGTGGAAAACAAAG CTGATGTGGAGAAGGCAGAAGACAGAGCACCTACTGAGAATACCTCTGACCCCCCTGTAATCACCTTGGATGAGAAAG ATGAGAAAAAGGATGATGATAAGAGAGACGTGGTGATGCTGCAGAACGGAGAGATGCTGAAAGAGTCAGTAGATGAAAGGCACAAAAAGGCAGTAAAGCAACGGTTCATGTTCAACATAGCTGATGGTGGCTTCACAG AATTACACTCCCTGTGGCAGAACGAAGAGCGGGCCGCAACTGTCACAAAGAAGACATATGAGATCTGGCATCGGCGTCATGACTACTGGCTGCTTGCTGGAATTATCAA TCATGGCTATGCCCGTTGGCAAGATATTCAGAATGATCCGCGTTACGCCATCCTCAATGAGCCCTTCAAGGGAGAGATGAACAGGGGTAACTTCctggaaataaagaacaaattctTGGCAAGGAGATTCAAG CTCCTGGAGCAGGCCCTGGTGATTGAGGAGCAGCTGCGGCGAGCTGCCTATCTGAATATGTCAGAAGACCCCTCTCATCCTTCAATGGCTCTGAACACACGTTTTGCAGAGGTGGAGTGCCTGGCCGAGAGTCACCAGCATCTATCCAAGGAGTCAATGGCTGGGAATAAGCCTGCCAACGCCGTGCTGCACAAAG TTCTGAAGCAGCTCGAGGAGCTTCTGAGTGACATGAAGGCTGACGTGACACGCTTGCCTGCCACTATTGCCCGTATCCCGCCGGTGGCAGTGCGCCTGCAGATGTCGGAACGCAACATCCTCAGCAGGCTCGCCAACCGCAGCA GTGGCGCAGCAGCAGTGAGTCTCCAGCCCGGTGCCGTCAATCTTTTGGCCAAGCCGAAGTGA